A region from the Falco peregrinus isolate bFalPer1 chromosome 19, bFalPer1.pri, whole genome shotgun sequence genome encodes:
- the LOC101922523 gene encoding twist-related protein 2-like: MKEESMCPDSPEGSLVTSEEEGERLHKKCLRKRGQGGKPLEDCGAPSPQGKRSKRSPVPQSFEDMHTQRVIANVRERQRTQSLNDAFAELRKIIPTLPSDKLSKIQTLKLAARYIDFLYQVLQSDELDHKITSCNYLAHERLSYAFSVWRMEGAWSMSTSH, translated from the coding sequence ATGAAAGAGGAAAGCATGTGCCCAGACTCCCCTGAAGGCAGCCTGGTCACCAGCGAGGAGGAAGGTGAGCGGCTGCATAAGAAATGCCTCCGCAAGCGTGGCCAAGGGGGCAAGCCGCTGGAGGACTGTGGTGCCCCCTCGCCGCAGGGCAAGCGGAGCAAGCGCAGCCCCGTCCCACAGTCCTTCGAGGACATGCACACACAGCGCGTAATTGCCAACGTGCGGGAACGCCAGCGGACCCAGTCACTCAATGACGCCTTTGCAGAGCTGCGGAAGATCATCCCGACACTGCCTTCCGACAAGCTGAGCAAGATCCAAACCCTCAAGCTGGCTGCCCGCTACATAGACTTTTTGTACCAGGTCCTGCAGAGTGATGAGCTGGACCACAAGATCACCAGCTGCAACTACCTGGCCCACGAGAGGCTTAGCTACGCCTTCTCCGTCTGGAGGATGGAAGGGGCTTGGTCCATGTCCACATCCCACTGA